In Heyndrickxia vini, the sequence CACTTGATGCTTTTACAAAAATGCAGCTTCAGGACCTCCTTCTTTCTATATGGAAAAGAAGAAATACCACAATGATCCTTGTCACACATGATATCGATGAAGCACTTTATTTATGTGACCGTATTCTCATTCTTAGAGGACAGCCGGGAGAACTTTATTCACAAATTTCAATCTCATCAGAAAAACCTCTCTCGCGAAGTCACCCGGATCTTGCCTTGAAAAAAGCAGAAATTCTTCAACTATTAGATGTTAGTAAAACATAAAGAGCCATCATTAAATGGCTCTTTACGTCAATCCTCATCCTTTATATCCGCATCTTCCGGAATCGGTTCATTTGCCAATTCCTGAACTAATAGTTTATATTTTTCAAGTTGTTCAAAATGTGTCTTAAACTGGTCCTTGTAAACCAATATTTCTCCATTACTGTCATGCAAAGCCCGTATTTTACCTTGTAAAATTAAATTCTTCACATATGTTTCAGATACGGATAAATAATCAGCTGTTTCTTTAATGGTTAAATACACTTATTTTGACCTTTTAAATTATTCTGCATCCATAAATGGATAAGAAATTTCTGCAGTTGGTGCAAAGTTTTCTTTAATAACACGAGGAGTTGTCCAACGAATCATGTTAAATACAGAACCTGCTTTATCGTTTGTACCAGAACCACGAGAACCACCAAATGGTTGTTGATTAATCATCGCACCTGTTGGTTTATCGTTAATATAGAAGTTTCCAGCTGCGCCAGATAAACGACGTTCTAAATGCATAATCGCTCCTCGATCTTGTGCAAAAATCGCACCGGTTAATGCATACATTGAAGCTGTATCTA encodes:
- a CDS encoding helix-turn-helix domain-containing protein — encoded protein: MYLTIKETADYLSVSETYVKNLILQGKIRALHDSNGEILVYKDQFKTHFEQLEKYKLLVQELANEPIPEDADIKDED